The proteins below are encoded in one region of Oncorhynchus masou masou isolate Uvic2021 chromosome 15, UVic_Omas_1.1, whole genome shotgun sequence:
- the LOC135555016 gene encoding guanine nucleotide-binding protein G(I)/G(S)/G(O) subunit gamma-T2-like yields the protein MARDMSDIDILKMELEQLKKEVSTPREPVSKTSKDTMDWCEAASGTDLLITGVPDDKNPYEPEKGGCIIT from the exons ATGGCTCGGGATATGTCAGACATTGACATCCTTAAGATGGAGCTGGAACAGCTGAAGAAAGAAGTCTCGACACCCAGGGAGCCT GTGTCCAAGACATCCAAGGACACCATGGACTGGTGTGAGGCTGCGTCTGGTACCGACCTCCTGATAACAGGAGTACCAGATGATAAGAACCCCTATGAGCCTGAGAAGGGAGGCTGCATAATCACCTAG